A DNA window from Acinetobacter sp. 10FS3-1 contains the following coding sequences:
- a CDS encoding D-amino acid dehydrogenase → MRVIVLGGGVIGVTSAYYLAQQGAEVTVLDRQAGPAEETSFGNAGQISPGYSTPWAAPGIPFKAVQWMFQHHAPLAINVDGSLWQLKWMAQMLKNCNAQHYAVNKERMVRVAEYSRDCLRNLRRDIGISYENRSKGTLQIFRKEAQVEAVQRDIEVLKETGVEFELLDRDGLAKVEPALAEAKDKLVGGLHLPNDETGDCYLFTNALANYAKGMGVEFRFNQNVEKLIVEGDQIKGVMVNGKVLTADKYVLAFGSYSRDFLKPLHLDLPVYPVKGYSLTIPIVDAAHAPESTVLDETYKIALTRFDQRIRVGGMAELTGFNLGLNEDRRATLEMVTRDLFPGGDMEQASFWTGLRPMTPDSTPIIGETRYKNLFLNTGHGTLGWTMACGSGKLISDLVLGQTPEISTEGLSLNRYQQAA, encoded by the coding sequence ATGCGCGTTATTGTACTGGGTGGTGGAGTCATTGGAGTCACAAGTGCCTACTATCTTGCACAGCAGGGAGCAGAGGTCACTGTTCTTGATCGCCAGGCAGGGCCGGCTGAAGAGACCAGTTTTGGTAATGCCGGCCAGATTTCTCCAGGCTATTCGACGCCATGGGCCGCACCTGGTATTCCGTTTAAAGCTGTGCAGTGGATGTTTCAGCATCATGCGCCACTGGCCATTAATGTCGATGGCAGCTTGTGGCAGCTGAAATGGATGGCGCAAATGCTGAAAAACTGTAATGCCCAGCATTATGCCGTCAATAAAGAACGTATGGTGCGCGTGGCAGAATATAGCCGTGACTGTTTGCGCAATTTGCGTCGTGATATCGGTATTTCTTATGAAAACCGCTCTAAAGGAACCTTACAGATCTTCCGTAAAGAGGCACAAGTAGAGGCAGTCCAGCGAGATATTGAAGTCCTGAAAGAAACGGGTGTTGAATTTGAGCTGCTAGACCGCGATGGACTGGCCAAGGTTGAACCTGCTCTGGCCGAAGCCAAGGACAAACTGGTGGGTGGTCTGCATTTGCCGAATGATGAAACCGGGGATTGCTACCTGTTTACCAATGCGCTTGCAAATTATGCCAAGGGTATGGGGGTTGAATTTCGCTTTAATCAGAATGTTGAAAAACTGATTGTGGAAGGGGATCAAATCAAAGGTGTTATGGTGAATGGCAAGGTGCTGACTGCTGACAAATATGTGCTGGCTTTTGGTAGTTATTCACGTGATTTCTTAAAACCATTGCATCTGGATTTACCGGTTTATCCGGTGAAAGGTTATTCACTGACCATTCCGATTGTGGATGCTGCTCATGCACCTGAATCGACAGTGCTGGATGAAACCTACAAGATTGCCCTGACCCGTTTTGACCAGCGTATCCGGGTGGGTGGTATGGCAGAACTGACCGGCTTTAATTTAGGCCTAAATGAAGATCGCCGTGCGACTCTGGAAATGGTGACTCGTGACCTGTTCCCGGGTGGAGACATGGAGCAGGCCAGTTTCTGGACTGGTTTACGTCCAATGACGCCGGACAGTACCCCGATTATTGGTGAAACCCGTTATAAAAACCTGTTCCTGAATACCGGACACGGAACTTTGGGCTGGACTATGGCATGTGGTTCAGGAAAGCTGATTAGTGATCTGGTGTTGGGTCAAACGCCTGAAATCAGTACTGAGGGCTTGTCGCTGAACCGTTATCAGCAGGCAGCTTAA
- the alr gene encoding alanine racemase: protein MPRPIHAVIHQQALKHNLKVARSFAAQSQVFAVVKADAYGHGIERVYPALQQADGFAFLDIAEGKRLRALGCDKPLLLLEGIFGLEDLFDCAKYAMAFAIHAPHQLEWLKSFVSLQPEAQLDVFLKMNSGMNRLGFLPEQYAAVFQELQSIRQIRSISHMTHFSDADSMRLGREGIEHQQLVFAQTTQGLPGKISLSNSAAILRHQQLHSDIVRSGIMLYGSSPDYPAHSIEHWNLQPAMSLRSELIAVQQVPAGNTIGYGSSFVVEQDMQVGIVACGYADGYQRITQTGTPVLVDGIRTRTLGRVSMDMLAVDLGPVPQAQPGSEVVLWGQSVKGAVLPIDEVAAGSGTVGYELMCAITARVPIQIDACKF from the coding sequence ATGCCACGTCCAATTCACGCGGTTATTCATCAACAGGCGCTAAAACATAACCTGAAAGTCGCCCGTTCCTTTGCAGCCCAAAGTCAGGTCTTTGCCGTGGTTAAGGCAGATGCCTATGGGCACGGCATTGAGCGGGTATATCCGGCCTTGCAACAGGCGGATGGCTTTGCCTTTCTAGATATTGCTGAAGGCAAACGTCTCAGAGCCTTGGGCTGCGACAAACCGCTATTATTGCTCGAAGGTATCTTTGGTCTAGAAGATTTATTTGACTGTGCCAAGTATGCAATGGCCTTTGCCATTCATGCTCCGCATCAGCTGGAATGGCTTAAATCATTTGTCAGTCTGCAACCAGAAGCTCAGTTGGATGTATTTCTGAAAATGAATAGCGGCATGAACCGGCTCGGATTTCTGCCCGAACAATATGCCGCAGTATTTCAAGAACTGCAAAGCATCCGGCAGATACGCTCAATTAGCCATATGACGCATTTCTCTGATGCCGATAGCATGCGCTTGGGCCGAGAGGGCATTGAACATCAGCAACTGGTTTTTGCTCAAACGACCCAAGGTCTGCCGGGCAAAATCTCGCTGAGCAATAGCGCAGCTATTCTCCGGCATCAGCAGCTGCATTCAGATATCGTGCGTAGCGGTATTATGCTCTATGGCAGTTCACCGGACTATCCGGCGCATAGTATCGAGCACTGGAATTTGCAACCGGCCATGAGTCTGCGCAGTGAACTGATTGCTGTGCAGCAGGTGCCAGCCGGCAATACGATTGGTTATGGCTCCAGTTTTGTGGTCGAGCAGGACATGCAGGTCGGAATTGTGGCCTGTGGCTATGCGGATGGTTATCAGCGCATTACCCAAACCGGAACTCCAGTTCTGGTCGATGGGATTAGAACCCGAACCCTGGGCCGGGTCAGTATGGATATGCTGGCTGTTGATCTGGGGCCTGTTCCGCAGGCACAGCCCGGAAGTGAAGTGGTGCTGTGGGGGCAGTCTGTTAAGGGGGCTGTTTTGCCCATTGATGAGGTGGCAGCAGGGTCAGGCACTGTAGGTTATGAACTTATGTGTGCTATCACAGCGCGGGTGCCTATCCAAATAGACGCCTGCAAATTTTAA
- a CDS encoding RidA family protein: MTEHANIQRLNSNQVMSAVTIHQQTVYLSGQVPDSTHLDIEGQTKEVLAKIDQLLELAGTDKSRLLSAQLFVKNLADFPQVNALWINWMEGCGTPARATIQADLVNPDWLIEIAVIAAQA; the protein is encoded by the coding sequence ATGACGGAACATGCAAATATTCAACGTTTAAACAGCAATCAGGTCATGAGTGCTGTGACCATTCATCAGCAGACAGTTTATCTGTCAGGCCAGGTACCGGACAGTACCCATCTTGATATTGAGGGTCAGACTAAAGAAGTGCTGGCCAAGATTGATCAGTTGCTGGAACTGGCAGGGACGGATAAAAGCCGTCTGTTGTCTGCACAGCTATTTGTGAAAAATCTGGCAGATTTTCCACAGGTGAATGCACTCTGGATTAACTGGATGGAAGGTTGTGGTACACCTGCGCGTGCCACCATTCAGGCCGATCTGGTTAATCCTGACTGGTTGATCGAGATTGCGGTGATCGCAGCTCAAGCCTAG
- a CDS encoding amino acid permease, which translates to MKTPPRTDATQASPHELQRKLSNRHLQLIAIGGAIGTGLFMGSGKTIALAGPSILFIYMIIGAMFFFLMRALGEILLSNLHYKSFIDMAHDLIGPGAGYYIGWSYWLGWVLVGIADLAAIINYLNFWLPPDMVFTPLGQALISAGCVLLVLGINLLTVKLFGEIEFWFALIKILAILGLIAIGGYMIFSNFQTPGGSVASLSNVWVHDGMFPKGAMGFLAGFQIAMFAFVGVELLGTMAAETKDPEKNLPKAVNAIPTRIILFYVLSLLVIMSVTPWVEIPADQSPFVTLFLHAGIPVSAIIMNLVVLSSVMSSMNSGVFSTSRMLFGLARGGQAPQGLAELSKRAVPAKGLLFSCGFIMAGAVFQYFVPNTMEAFTLASALCVILFISIWSLIMVCYIRYRKQQPEKHEASSFKMPGGIWMSYIVLIFLFFALVILSLEPDTMKALMISPLWLMILFATYHLLYKPRARKRQQLLSGE; encoded by the coding sequence ATGAAAACACCTCCCCGTACTGACGCGACGCAAGCGTCTCCCCATGAGTTGCAACGTAAACTCTCCAACCGGCATCTACAATTAATTGCGATTGGCGGCGCCATTGGAACAGGCCTGTTTATGGGTTCTGGTAAAACCATTGCGCTGGCAGGCCCTTCAATTTTATTTATCTACATGATCATTGGGGCAATGTTTTTTTTTCTGATGCGCGCATTAGGGGAAATTCTGCTATCCAATCTGCACTATAAATCTTTTATTGATATGGCGCATGACCTGATTGGTCCGGGTGCCGGTTATTATATTGGCTGGTCTTACTGGCTGGGCTGGGTTTTGGTCGGTATTGCCGATCTGGCCGCGATTATCAATTATCTGAACTTCTGGTTGCCACCTGATATGGTCTTTACCCCTTTGGGGCAAGCGCTGATCAGTGCGGGTTGTGTACTCCTGGTACTTGGAATTAACTTGCTTACAGTCAAACTGTTTGGCGAAATTGAATTCTGGTTTGCCCTGATCAAGATTCTGGCTATTCTGGGTCTGATTGCCATCGGTGGCTATATGATCTTTAGTAATTTTCAGACACCTGGTGGTTCGGTTGCCAGCTTGAGTAATGTCTGGGTACATGACGGTATGTTCCCGAAAGGAGCCATGGGCTTCCTGGCTGGCTTCCAGATTGCCATGTTTGCCTTTGTTGGGGTGGAGCTGTTAGGAACAATGGCGGCTGAAACCAAGGATCCTGAAAAGAATCTGCCGAAAGCCGTGAATGCAATCCCGACACGAATTATCCTGTTTTATGTACTGTCTTTACTGGTTATTATGTCAGTGACCCCATGGGTAGAAATTCCAGCCGATCAAAGCCCATTTGTGACGCTGTTTCTGCATGCAGGTATTCCTGTTTCAGCGATTATCATGAACCTGGTAGTGCTGTCTTCGGTCATGTCTTCCATGAATAGTGGAGTATTTTCCACCAGCCGTATGCTGTTTGGTTTGGCACGTGGCGGACAGGCACCTCAGGGGCTGGCTGAGCTTTCCAAGCGCGCAGTTCCGGCTAAAGGCCTCCTATTTTCCTGTGGTTTTATTATGGCCGGTGCGGTATTTCAGTATTTTGTGCCGAATACCATGGAAGCCTTTACCTTGGCGAGTGCGCTCTGTGTCATCCTGTTTATCAGTATCTGGAGTCTGATCATGGTGTGTTATATCCGCTACCGCAAGCAGCAGCCAGAAAAGCATGAAGCGTCCAGCTTTAAAATGCCCGGTGGTATCTGGATGTCTTATATCGTGCTGATCTTTTTGTTCTTCGCGCTGGTCATTCTTAGCCTGGAACCGGATACCATGAAGGCCCTCATGATTAGTCCGCTCTGGCTGATGATTTTATTTGCGACTTATCACCTGTTATACAAACCACGTGCACGCAAGCGTCAACAGCTACTCTCTGGAGAGTAA
- the hemJ gene encoding protoporphyrinogen oxidase HemJ yields MDAPSDAFLWVKALHIIAVVCWFAALFYLPRLYVYHAMSEDAISHQRFQIMERKLYRGIMWPAMIATLITAHFLVDWGDATRHYHEALWFYLKVGLVGLLVIYHLVCGYYRKQLMKNAHYKSHKFWRFFNEMPTFILFAVVILVVVKPVF; encoded by the coding sequence ATGGATGCTCCTTCTGATGCTTTCTTGTGGGTAAAAGCATTACATATTATTGCTGTGGTATGCTGGTTCGCTGCCCTGTTCTACTTACCACGGCTTTATGTCTACCATGCAATGAGTGAAGATGCGATAAGCCATCAACGCTTCCAGATCATGGAACGCAAGCTGTACCGCGGCATTATGTGGCCTGCAATGATCGCCACCTTAATTACCGCACACTTTTTGGTAGATTGGGGCGATGCAACGCGCCACTATCATGAAGCCTTATGGTTTTACCTAAAAGTGGGTCTGGTCGGCTTACTGGTGATTTACCATCTGGTTTGTGGTTATTACCGCAAGCAACTGATGAAAAATGCGCATTACAAGTCCCATAAATTTTGGCGTTTTTTTAATGAAATGCCGACCTTCATTCTATTTGCAGTGGTGATTCTGGTGGTGGTTAAACCCGTCTTCTAA
- a CDS encoding beta-ketoacyl synthase N-terminal-like domain-containing protein, whose protein sequence is MKRVVITGMGINSCIGNTLEDVNHSLQNGISGTRFNPTYAELNFKSHVSAAAEQDFDGIDRKLKRFMGVCAMYAYNTAIAAVEHAGLKQEDLANNPRYGIAGGSGGNSTASVVEMVKLLEEKGARKVGPFFVPRNMSNTITANVGVALKLQGVAHSITSACATSADAIGYAYNLIQLGKQDLMLAGGGEEDHWSQSLLFDAMGALCSKYNDTPETASRPYSADRDGFVIAGGGGFVVLESLEHAQARGANILAEVVAYAANSDGADMVAPSGEGATRCILMALEEAKQHGVDKIDYVNTHGTSTPAGDVTELKAMERAFGEGQVPPLSSTKSMTGHSLGAAGVQEAIYSVLMMQNDFIAPNINVTELDEGAKPFDIVLEKRDAKLNTVMSNSFGFGGVNACLVLKKWEG, encoded by the coding sequence ATGAAACGTGTTGTCATCACTGGTATGGGTATTAACTCGTGCATCGGTAATACATTAGAGGATGTAAACCATTCTTTACAAAACGGGATTTCAGGAACACGTTTTAACCCGACTTATGCCGAACTGAATTTTAAAAGCCATGTCAGTGCAGCTGCTGAACAGGATTTCGATGGAATCGACCGTAAACTGAAACGCTTTATGGGCGTCTGCGCCATGTATGCTTATAACACGGCTATCGCAGCAGTTGAACATGCGGGCTTAAAACAAGAAGACCTGGCCAATAACCCGCGTTATGGTATTGCAGGCGGTTCTGGTGGCAACTCGACGGCATCTGTTGTAGAAATGGTTAAACTGCTGGAAGAAAAAGGCGCACGTAAAGTTGGTCCGTTCTTCGTACCACGCAACATGTCCAATACGATTACAGCAAACGTGGGCGTGGCTCTAAAACTTCAAGGTGTGGCACATTCAATCACCAGCGCATGCGCAACCTCTGCCGATGCCATTGGTTATGCGTACAACCTGATTCAGCTGGGCAAACAGGACCTGATGCTGGCTGGTGGCGGTGAAGAAGATCACTGGTCACAAAGCTTGCTGTTTGATGCAATGGGTGCGCTGTGCTCTAAATATAACGACACGCCTGAAACAGCTTCACGTCCATACTCGGCAGACCGTGACGGCTTCGTCATTGCTGGCGGTGGCGGTTTCGTAGTGCTTGAGTCTCTGGAACATGCGCAGGCGCGTGGTGCCAATATTCTGGCAGAAGTGGTGGCGTATGCGGCTAACTCTGATGGTGCGGATATGGTTGCCCCAAGTGGTGAAGGTGCAACACGCTGTATCCTGATGGCACTGGAAGAAGCCAAGCAACATGGTGTCGATAAAATCGACTATGTGAATACACATGGTACTTCTACACCAGCGGGTGACGTGACCGAACTTAAAGCAATGGAGCGTGCATTTGGTGAAGGTCAGGTTCCTCCACTGAGTTCAACTAAATCCATGACCGGTCATAGCTTAGGTGCAGCGGGTGTTCAGGAAGCCATTTACTCAGTTCTGATGATGCAGAATGACTTTATTGCACCAAACATCAACGTGACTGAACTGGATGAAGGCGCAAAACCATTTGATATCGTACTTGAAAAACGTGATGCAAAACTGAATACTGTGATGAGTAATAGTTTCGGTTTCGGCGGCGTAAATGCCTGTCTCGTTCTCAAGAAATGGGAAGGTTAA
- a CDS encoding EcsC family protein, protein MGNANNKSSNGLISNAFGVAKKFSSTGLDLLHHVAPDSVTKVGKVLNNNSIIEGSAKVKSPFTAKKYENPKQMLREHLPNVSRQLLGRRFNTVNNVAHFVSPQLTEKVSDYFFDHLNHFSNQMSSVDAILDEAGARELEELTQDIDRSKRLSQAFGEQNKWIATLQGAVTGTTGVVGTAIDIPASLLLALRTIYQVGRSYGFDLNKEDDQEIVQHIFKQIDLSLIAEKQTLLLGLKAISNTLKTHDLSQLQNMLGSDNDIEALKKWLSKEDGSMKWDWMNHISKFSILEQLTRLTPLASAGIGAVYSHRFVDDVNQKAQDVFSHARQYLLQHQDTSLSPYSAYEKAMSLLEQAAPKLLEKNDAEEVAPAPDKPVLDKEITLEGNDHITQVKLVKKQQQDLSPEDAEVKEDEKVREGLDKLTDQLVEPVADKHMQQPAIPKDAFDADAALDEELGLPSENTESIETVTTAENIDAAEQKDQAVEAKQPQATEKAEDVTKNSAKKSKNKQ, encoded by the coding sequence ATGGGAAATGCTAATAATAAATCATCTAATGGTCTGATTTCGAATGCGTTTGGAGTGGCGAAAAAGTTCAGCTCAACAGGATTGGATCTGTTACATCATGTCGCACCTGATTCGGTTACTAAAGTCGGTAAAGTTTTAAATAATAATTCTATAATTGAGGGTTCAGCCAAAGTGAAAAGTCCGTTTACAGCAAAAAAATATGAAAATCCAAAGCAGATGTTGCGTGAGCATCTCCCGAATGTTTCCCGTCAGTTATTGGGCCGTCGCTTTAATACCGTCAATAACGTGGCACATTTTGTTTCTCCGCAGCTTACTGAAAAAGTATCGGATTATTTCTTTGACCATTTAAATCATTTCAGTAACCAGATGAGTTCAGTTGATGCCATTCTGGATGAAGCAGGTGCACGAGAGCTGGAAGAGCTGACTCAGGACATAGACCGCTCAAAGCGTCTTTCTCAGGCTTTTGGCGAACAGAATAAATGGATTGCTACGCTACAGGGTGCAGTGACTGGTACCACAGGTGTCGTGGGAACGGCAATTGATATTCCCGCGTCGTTATTACTGGCTTTACGTACCATTTATCAGGTGGGCCGTTCTTATGGTTTCGACCTGAATAAAGAAGATGACCAAGAAATCGTCCAGCATATTTTTAAACAGATTGATCTCAGCCTGATTGCAGAAAAACAGACCTTGCTGCTCGGTCTGAAAGCCATCAGCAATACCCTTAAAACTCATGATCTTTCTCAATTACAGAACATGCTGGGCTCGGATAATGATATCGAAGCTCTGAAAAAATGGCTCAGTAAAGAAGATGGCAGCATGAAATGGGACTGGATGAACCATATATCGAAGTTTTCTATTCTAGAGCAGTTAACCAGGCTGACTCCACTGGCTAGTGCGGGAATTGGTGCAGTATATAGCCATCGTTTTGTGGATGATGTGAATCAAAAAGCTCAGGACGTTTTCTCGCATGCACGTCAGTATCTGTTACAGCATCAGGATACCAGTTTATCGCCATATTCAGCTTATGAAAAAGCGATGAGTCTGTTAGAGCAGGCTGCACCGAAATTACTGGAAAAAAATGATGCGGAGGAGGTTGCTCCTGCCCCAGACAAGCCAGTTTTAGATAAAGAAATTACGCTTGAAGGAAATGATCATATCACTCAGGTGAAGCTGGTTAAAAAACAACAACAGGATTTGAGCCCTGAAGATGCTGAAGTGAAAGAAGATGAAAAAGTCAGAGAAGGGCTGGATAAACTAACAGATCAATTGGTTGAGCCGGTAGCAGATAAACACATGCAGCAGCCTGCAATTCCTAAAGATGCTTTTGATGCGGATGCCGCCTTGGACGAAGAGTTGGGCCTGCCATCAGAAAATACTGAAAGTATTGAAACTGTTACTACAGCAGAAAATATCGATGCGGCGGAACAGAAGGATCAGGCAGTGGAGGCTAAGCAGCCGCAAGCTACCGAGAAAGCTGAAGATGTTACAAAAAATAGTGCTAAAAAATCAAAAAACAAGCAGTAA
- the rpsL gene encoding 30S ribosomal protein S12 — MATTNQLIRKGRTTLVEKSKVPALKACPQRRGVCTRVYTTTPKKPNSAMRKVCRVRLTSGFEVSSYIGGEGHNLQEHSVVLIRGGRVKDLPGVRYHTVRGSLDCAGVKDRNQSRSKYGTKRPKK; from the coding sequence ATGGCAACAACAAATCAGTTGATCCGCAAGGGTCGTACGACTTTAGTTGAAAAATCTAAAGTTCCTGCGTTAAAGGCTTGTCCACAACGCCGTGGTGTTTGTACACGTGTTTACACAACTACACCTAAAAAACCTAACTCAGCAATGCGTAAAGTTTGCCGTGTTCGCTTAACTTCAGGTTTTGAAGTTTCTAGCTACATCGGTGGTGAAGGCCATAACCTACAAGAGCACAGTGTTGTTCTGATCCGTGGTGGTCGTGTTAAAGATTTACCAGGTGTACGTTACCATACTGTTCGTGGTTCTTTAGACTGTGCTGGTGTTAAAGATCGTAACCAGTCTCGCTCTAAATACGGTACTAAACGTCCTAAGAAATAA
- the rpsG gene encoding 30S ribosomal protein S7 — protein sequence MPRRRVVAAREILPDPKFSSQTIAKFMNHVMQDGKKSIAESIVYGALERVQEKSKVDPVEFFEATLEKVRPMVEVKARRVGGATYQVPMEVRPSRRTALAMRWLVDAAAKRSEKTMALRLAGELLDASEGKGAAVKKREDVHRMAEANKAFSHYRF from the coding sequence ATGCCAAGACGTCGCGTAGTTGCTGCTCGTGAAATCCTTCCGGATCCTAAGTTCAGCAGCCAAACAATCGCTAAATTCATGAACCACGTAATGCAAGATGGTAAAAAATCTATTGCTGAAAGTATCGTTTACGGTGCTTTAGAACGCGTTCAAGAAAAATCTAAAGTAGACCCGGTTGAGTTTTTTGAAGCTACGCTTGAAAAAGTTCGTCCTATGGTCGAAGTAAAAGCACGCCGTGTTGGTGGTGCTACTTATCAAGTTCCTATGGAAGTACGCCCATCCCGTCGTACTGCTCTAGCGATGCGTTGGTTGGTAGATGCTGCTGCTAAGCGTTCTGAAAAAACTATGGCTTTACGTCTTGCTGGCGAGTTGCTTGATGCATCTGAAGGCAAAGGCGCAGCGGTTAAAAAACGTGAAGATGTGCATCGTATGGCTGAAGCCAACAAAGCCTTCTCTCACTACCGTTTCTAA